Proteins encoded by one window of Candidatus Obscuribacter sp.:
- a CDS encoding ferritin-like domain-containing protein, producing MEQAEHRYRLVRLMQLAYSGEKAAAYAYAGHWRSLRSGVECDTIKKIEKEEVQHRLAVGRILDQLGAKPAWWREILMGTIGSLACVGCFFTGCFLPMYFAGKLEHENVREYDVAASHAHALGLDELLPLLSEMSATESEHELFFSSQCLGHWMLKPAVAMFGWDPVPVIEQYKNVSIDT from the coding sequence GTGGAGCAAGCTGAGCACCGTTATCGACTGGTCAGGCTAATGCAATTAGCCTACAGTGGCGAAAAAGCAGCCGCTTATGCCTACGCTGGGCACTGGCGCTCACTCAGGAGTGGTGTCGAGTGTGATACCATCAAAAAAATTGAAAAAGAAGAAGTGCAGCACCGTCTTGCCGTCGGTCGTATACTTGATCAGTTGGGCGCAAAACCAGCCTGGTGGCGTGAAATATTAATGGGTACAATTGGCAGTCTGGCTTGTGTGGGCTGTTTTTTTACTGGCTGTTTTTTGCCAATGTATTTTGCTGGCAAGTTAGAGCACGAAAATGTACGAGAGTACGATGTCGCAGCCAGCCACGCTCACGCACTTGGACTTGATGAGCTATTGCCGCTACTATCAGAAATGTCTGCCACTGAGTCAGAGCACGAACTGTTCTTTAGTAGTCAATGCCTTGGTCACTGGATGCTAAAGCCAGCAGTAGCAATGTTTGGATGGGATCCAGTGCCAGTTATTGAACAATACAAAAATGTTTCAATAGATACTTGA
- a CDS encoding Hsp70 family protein: protein MDLQKLARYKELLLNRKKTSEPAEGYDSAVRPKGQSEQGGGPEAVIGIDIGNQSGCAALFKNGNVNQLGPRFSVELQGEPAVRAVKSRIDANLRFSVDGCNYNPSGIYQMLLERLKKDLGESLDSQAYKCVLTVPLAYDANQRRLAKKAAEKAGFNVLQLINEPTAIAFYYCYNTSKNGRYLVVSAGSATFGVIAFEFASGAVRVICGSGEGNFGADDYDVCLAQSLQSDIAKPARQAPKVVLPEPMRQACEQVRLQLERQAEVSSEIVSISKQQYLQCTKRLNTRLKMHITDVLTQSKLDTSSFDAVLIAGGFAQSFLVRAVIDEALPESLKRVTLPLESAAYGAAVQAHLLSKQ, encoded by the coding sequence GTGGACCTGCAAAAACTAGCTCGCTACAAAGAGCTCCTGCTCAATCGCAAAAAGACCAGTGAGCCCGCAGAGGGCTATGATTCTGCTGTCAGACCTAAGGGGCAATCTGAGCAGGGCGGCGGTCCTGAGGCTGTTATTGGCATCGATATCGGCAATCAGTCTGGCTGTGCCGCACTATTTAAAAACGGCAATGTCAATCAACTTGGTCCGCGCTTTAGCGTGGAGCTGCAGGGTGAGCCTGCGGTGAGAGCTGTCAAGTCCAGGATAGATGCTAATCTCCGATTTAGTGTTGATGGCTGCAATTACAACCCATCTGGTATTTACCAGATGCTTTTGGAGCGTCTCAAAAAGGATCTTGGCGAGTCTCTAGACTCTCAAGCCTATAAGTGTGTTTTGACTGTGCCCCTTGCCTATGACGCCAATCAGAGGCGCTTGGCCAAAAAGGCCGCAGAAAAAGCTGGCTTTAACGTTTTGCAATTGATCAATGAGCCCACTGCTATTGCTTTTTATTATTGCTATAACACCAGTAAAAATGGACGCTATTTGGTAGTGTCGGCTGGCTCCGCTACTTTTGGTGTGATTGCTTTTGAGTTTGCTAGTGGTGCTGTGCGTGTGATTTGCGGTAGTGGCGAGGGCAATTTTGGCGCTGATGATTACGATGTCTGTCTGGCCCAGTCGCTCCAATCTGATATTGCCAAGCCAGCACGTCAGGCTCCTAAAGTGGTTCTGCCGGAGCCTATGCGTCAAGCCTGCGAGCAAGTCAGGTTGCAGCTGGAGCGACAAGCCGAAGTCTCTAGCGAAATAGTATCGATTAGTAAGCAGCAGTATTTGCAATGTACAAAACGTCTCAACACCAGACTTAAGATGCACATTACCGATGTACTGACACAGTCAAAACTTGATACCAGCAGTTTTGATGCTGTACTTATCGCCGGTGGCTTTGCTCAGAGTTTTCTTGTGCGGGCTGTGATTGATGAGGCTCTGCCAGAGTCGCTCAAGCGAGTTACTTTGCCTCTAGAGAGTGCTGCTTATGGTGCCGCTGTGCAGGCACATTTATTGTCTAAGCAATAG
- a CDS encoding fatty acid desaturase, whose amino-acid sequence MWLFLGVFLLAYVYHGVGITMGYHRLLSHRSYKVPRWLEYLIVSGGYLCLEGSPIFWVTTHRLHHRYSDKPGDPHSPLDGQWHAFLGWMYRPKVLISKEESKILAPDLYRDPLYRFLHVNHTHKDGILCLVISILYRVAIYALFGPVVVCAEILGSILAFMAPLIVNLYCHKPALGYESYPCGDQSRNVWWVALLSFGEGWHNNHHALPQSARFGLHKGEFDFTWQTLSFLKVFGLVTDIRLPKTPKVEAEGRVPIEVS is encoded by the coding sequence ATGTGGCTGTTTTTGGGTGTATTTTTGTTGGCGTATGTCTATCACGGTGTAGGCATAACGATGGGTTACCACCGACTTTTGTCGCACCGATCCTATAAGGTACCGCGGTGGCTAGAGTATTTAATTGTCTCTGGGGGCTATCTCTGTTTAGAGGGTTCACCAATCTTTTGGGTCACTACACATAGATTGCACCACCGCTACTCGGATAAACCAGGCGATCCCCATAGTCCACTGGATGGTCAATGGCATGCATTTCTAGGTTGGATGTATCGTCCTAAAGTTTTGATTTCAAAAGAAGAAAGCAAGATTTTGGCACCAGATTTATACCGTGATCCCCTTTACCGGTTTTTGCATGTTAACCACACACATAAGGATGGCATTCTTTGTCTCGTTATATCGATACTCTATAGAGTGGCTATCTATGCTCTTTTTGGACCAGTAGTCGTTTGTGCTGAGATTCTCGGTAGTATTCTTGCCTTTATGGCACCACTGATAGTTAACCTGTATTGTCATAAACCAGCACTTGGTTATGAGAGCTATCCTTGTGGTGATCAAAGCCGTAATGTCTGGTGGGTGGCCTTATTATCCTTTGGCGAAGGTTGGCACAACAATCATCATGCCTTGCCTCAGTCTGCGCGCTTTGGCTTGCACAAAGGAGAATTTGACTTCACCTGGCAAACACTTAGCTTTTTAAAAGTCTTTGGTCTTGTTACTGATATAAGATTGCCAAAGACACCAAAGGTCGAAGCCGAAGGGCGAGTACCGATAGAAGTTAGTTAG
- a CDS encoding aldo/keto reductase — protein sequence MEKRVLGKTGMNVSVLGFGGAEIGFEGASQGIVDKMLVEALEQGLNAIDTAECYVNSEELIGETLGKRRKEFFLFTKCGHSGSDFKPAWGKAEIAKSIERSLKNLKTDYVDLLQLHSCSADILHKGEVVEALEAAKKAGKTRFIGYSGDSTDALAAIELGVFDTLQTSISIFDQECLDLTLPKAIKKNMGVIAKRPIGNAVWRHKSKPDNSYVLDYWERMKALKYEFMDGDATTAGEIALRFTYSQPGVHTMIVGTKTPGRWRANADLLAKGPLSSVEIDNIRALWHKVSKADWVGQV from the coding sequence ATGGAAAAGCGAGTTCTGGGCAAAACAGGCATGAATGTCAGTGTGCTTGGCTTTGGCGGTGCTGAAATTGGATTTGAGGGTGCCAGTCAAGGCATTGTCGACAAAATGCTTGTGGAAGCTCTGGAGCAGGGCCTAAATGCCATTGATACAGCTGAATGCTATGTGAATAGCGAAGAGCTAATTGGTGAGACTCTCGGTAAGCGTCGCAAAGAGTTTTTTCTCTTTACCAAGTGTGGTCATTCGGGCAGTGACTTTAAGCCAGCCTGGGGTAAGGCTGAGATCGCTAAAAGTATTGAGCGCAGCCTTAAAAATCTCAAGACCGACTATGTTGACCTGTTGCAACTGCACAGCTGTAGCGCTGACATATTGCATAAGGGTGAAGTAGTAGAAGCTCTGGAAGCTGCTAAAAAAGCTGGCAAGACCAGGTTTATTGGTTATAGCGGTGATAGCACAGATGCGCTGGCGGCTATTGAGCTTGGTGTCTTTGATACTCTGCAAACCTCTATATCTATTTTTGACCAGGAATGTCTGGATCTTACTTTGCCCAAGGCAATCAAAAAAAATATGGGTGTGATTGCTAAAAGACCGATTGGCAATGCCGTCTGGCGTCACAAGTCAAAACCAGACAACAGTTATGTGCTGGACTACTGGGAGCGTATGAAGGCGCTCAAGTATGAGTTTATGGACGGTGATGCCACTACTGCTGGTGAAATCGCCTTGCGCTTTACTTACTCTCAGCCTGGCGTACACACAATGATAGTGGGTACCAAAACCCCGGGACGCTGGCGAGCCAACGCTGATCTGCTGGCTAAAGGACCGCTCAGTAGTGTGGAGATAGACAATATCCGCGCACTCTGGCATAAGGTCAGTAAAGCTGATTGGGTGGGGCAAGTCTAG
- a CDS encoding GNAT family N-acetyltransferase: MLLDNPIWSALSGPHAALSLGDERARRYDPDFTSLAAVAPGADLSALDAIASLGTIGICTTSEPHIPVGWQVLEQFAVAQMVCDKLIDRELPSYVILADADVPEMTELVKLTRPGPFARRTREFGTFIGIRDQGRLVAMAGERMKIDGHDEVSAVCTHPDYQGRGYARGLVSAVAREIVNRGRKPFLHVRSANLAGIRSYQSVGFALRTEFCFTVLKHLGPVAKP; encoded by the coding sequence ATGCTGTTAGACAATCCTATTTGGAGTGCACTCAGTGGTCCTCATGCCGCGCTCTCTCTGGGCGATGAGCGAGCCAGGCGTTATGACCCAGACTTTACCAGTCTGGCTGCTGTGGCACCAGGTGCTGATCTTAGTGCCCTTGATGCTATAGCCAGTCTGGGCACCATTGGCATTTGTACTACCTCTGAGCCGCATATACCAGTTGGATGGCAGGTTCTTGAGCAATTTGCCGTGGCTCAAATGGTCTGCGATAAGTTAATAGACAGGGAATTGCCCTCATATGTGATCCTTGCCGATGCCGATGTACCCGAGATGACAGAGCTGGTTAAGCTCACCAGACCCGGTCCTTTTGCCAGGCGGACACGTGAGTTTGGTACTTTTATCGGTATTAGGGACCAGGGTAGACTCGTTGCCATGGCTGGAGAACGTATGAAAATTGATGGTCATGATGAAGTCAGCGCTGTATGCACACATCCTGATTATCAGGGGCGTGGGTATGCTCGCGGTCTTGTCTCGGCCGTTGCCAGAGAGATAGTCAATCGCGGTCGCAAACCGTTTTTGCATGTCAGATCAGCCAACCTGGCCGGAATTAGGAGCTACCAATCAGTAGGTTTTGCTTTGCGCACAGAGTTTTGTTTTACTGTTTTGAAGCATCTTGGTCCGGTGGCAAAACCTTGA
- a CDS encoding Hsp70 family protein, producing the protein MSPVLLPVKNKKVFIERTEYKPLIGGPDSGIPPLFEVGSGLHSHAVLGIDIGNESARMATLRSGALIQVGRTTPSVMEEKKPERVTYEGLDCVKEGEIGFARAIKSKIGSDWSFITAGESYSAELLYSLLLESLKDTAQEQLQEVVSKCVLTVPLGFSSAQRALVKRAAEDAGLQVLQLLNEPSAAALQYCCNNYQRSGKFLIVSAGASSLGVMAFEYYRGIIEVKSASGDSRFGADDFDNAIAELLVERADEQNEMNVRLDGVTLERLRRAAVGVRNDLFGGQYKGQVVLENYHYDHGQSELLRNHLSSRVSIDGLQHLQSGYRNFVTGPTFRLETLINTKDYLARTQTLRQKLALHIEDCIAESGFALDDFDEILLHGGFTNNHLVQQALTDILGTCASRTYLDNESAAVYGAAIQANLITYGLHNMVVWDVLSSPIGVEREDGSFKEIVARNTPLPVRAFHQVPVMGATALAHFVQGDSHRASDNASLAEVTVNNCPPAREGALAVEIGVLVSGDGLVDFTARHCELMSSLPISVREGERRTFVSHIEDLKQMRTLTREASTERAERLARKLNLDRDLIPKTLRDLGYSPASIKSGYAIEHLLARMSRRRSRRLTLAQDPETRVS; encoded by the coding sequence TTGAGCCCGGTCCTATTGCCAGTAAAAAACAAAAAGGTGTTTATAGAACGCACAGAGTACAAACCTCTGATCGGTGGTCCTGACTCGGGCATTCCGCCTTTGTTTGAGGTCGGCAGTGGACTGCACTCGCACGCTGTGCTTGGTATCGATATCGGCAACGAGTCAGCCCGCATGGCTACTCTGCGCAGCGGTGCTTTGATCCAGGTCGGTCGCACCACACCGTCTGTTATGGAAGAGAAGAAGCCGGAGCGGGTCACCTATGAGGGGTTAGACTGTGTCAAAGAGGGTGAAATTGGCTTTGCCCGTGCCATTAAATCAAAGATAGGCAGCGACTGGAGTTTTATTACTGCTGGTGAGTCTTATTCGGCTGAATTACTATATTCACTTTTATTGGAGTCATTAAAAGACACTGCTCAAGAACAACTGCAAGAAGTCGTCTCTAAGTGTGTATTGACTGTGCCTCTAGGTTTTAGCAGTGCACAGCGCGCTCTAGTCAAACGTGCCGCTGAGGACGCTGGTTTGCAGGTGTTGCAGCTACTCAACGAGCCTTCGGCGGCGGCATTGCAGTACTGCTGTAACAATTATCAGCGCAGTGGCAAATTTTTGATTGTCAGTGCTGGTGCCTCTAGCCTAGGTGTTATGGCATTTGAGTATTACCGCGGCATTATTGAGGTTAAGTCGGCAAGCGGTGATAGTCGTTTTGGCGCCGATGATTTTGACAATGCAATTGCGGAGTTACTGGTCGAGCGCGCTGACGAACAAAACGAGATGAATGTCAGGTTGGATGGAGTTACTCTAGAGAGGTTGCGCCGTGCGGCAGTGGGGGTGCGTAATGACTTGTTTGGCGGTCAGTACAAAGGCCAAGTCGTGCTTGAAAATTACCATTATGACCATGGGCAAAGCGAGCTGTTAAGAAATCATTTGTCCAGTCGCGTAAGCATCGATGGACTGCAACATCTGCAATCAGGTTATCGTAATTTTGTCACTGGTCCAACATTTAGACTGGAGACTTTGATCAATACAAAAGATTATCTAGCCAGGACACAGACCCTTAGACAAAAGTTGGCGCTGCACATAGAGGACTGTATCGCTGAGTCTGGATTTGCCCTGGATGACTTTGATGAGATTCTCTTGCATGGCGGTTTTACAAACAATCATCTGGTACAGCAAGCTCTTACGGATATTTTAGGCACATGTGCCAGTCGCACGTATCTTGATAATGAGTCCGCTGCTGTTTACGGTGCGGCTATTCAAGCCAATCTCATAACTTATGGTCTGCACAATATGGTGGTCTGGGATGTGCTCTCAAGTCCTATCGGTGTCGAGCGTGAGGACGGCAGTTTTAAAGAAATCGTTGCTCGCAATACACCACTGCCGGTGCGTGCATTTCACCAGGTGCCAGTGATGGGAGCCACGGCTCTGGCTCATTTTGTCCAGGGAGATAGTCATAGAGCGAGTGATAACGCCTCCCTTGCCGAAGTCACTGTGAACAATTGCCCGCCTGCTAGAGAGGGGGCTTTAGCTGTGGAAATTGGTGTGCTGGTAAGCGGTGATGGCCTGGTGGATTTTACTGCCCGACACTGTGAGTTAATGAGTAGTCTGCCAATCAGTGTGAGAGAGGGTGAGCGGCGCACTTTTGTTAGTCATATCGAAGATTTGAAACAAATGAGGACGCTGACACGCGAGGCATCGACTGAGAGAGCAGAGCGTCTGGCTCGTAAGCTCAATCTCGATAGAGATTTGATACCTAAGACTTTGCGAGACCTTGGTTACTCGCCAGCTAGTATAAAAAGCGGCTATGCCATTGAGCATTTGCTCGCCCGTATGAGTCGCAGGCGCAGTCGTCGGCTCACACTTGCCCAAGACCCTGAGACTCGGGTATCCTGA
- a CDS encoding response regulator, translating to METPKVLVAGTSPKTVALARDAFEPLGYQIITAQPMSVALFLAHKNLPELIICPYEMLDGDGQTFLSEVQRDDELCHIPFVFCIEELPETSAEFTAIRDGASKVVSNRLTPAEFLGLVMPLIDERLANKGKRAETTPE from the coding sequence ATGGAAACGCCTAAAGTCCTGGTAGCAGGCACCTCACCAAAAACAGTAGCACTGGCTAGAGACGCATTTGAACCGCTTGGATACCAGATCATCACAGCGCAGCCTATGTCTGTAGCACTTTTTTTGGCACATAAAAATCTGCCGGAGCTTATTATTTGCCCTTACGAAATGCTTGATGGCGACGGTCAGACCTTTTTGTCTGAAGTACAGCGCGACGATGAGCTATGTCATATACCTTTTGTCTTTTGCATTGAAGAATTGCCAGAGACCAGTGCCGAGTTTACAGCTATCCGTGATGGCGCCAGCAAAGTTGTCTCCAACCGCCTCACACCTGCCGAGTTTTTGGGACTGGTAATGCCTCTTATAGACGAGCGTCTGGCAAATAAAGGCAAGCGCGCAGAGACCACTCCAGAGTAG
- a CDS encoding LysM peptidoglycan-binding domain-containing protein → MAADNITAPAPRDRIADTTLPSKQDPFDVFQDYRNGGPDLAPPKSPQGDQTQPRVTNTSIDKVEPRKNQTVDTSDPANGDRAPQVANTEGPERAPATQNPVKAEQTAPIEKPVNTDQTRPAPVPDLSIVSGRDAVYTVKPGDNLWNIANRYLSEQRKTATGTDANKPVTPREINDLVGKIFEANKGNGKDQIKNRDRIYPNQHLTIPGFGAPEAPKPAETPQEPAKPAETPQVPAKPAETPQVPAKPAETPQVPAKPAETPQTPVLETPQVPAKPAETPQEPAKQPEVNPNATEVEKPKPVETPVQAPVENFTPPNGSKENPTVGAEVAAKEAETLLRHFDQIPGKADPAYVDATALNNYLKSNTNLSEDDKRWLTSAASHLGRIQKSSNDEWGRETSGATRADLEAYPRQEKSFEEQYTARNYIKTNFDNMAGADGILNISELRAWTQKRTSENASAQELKVLSDADKLMSSNHVSVNYRGVPKNRVDINLLPRVAENGSRYWYGNFAQ, encoded by the coding sequence ATGGCTGCAGATAACATTACGGCGCCCGCGCCCAGAGACCGGATTGCCGATACTACTTTACCCAGCAAGCAAGATCCTTTTGATGTATTTCAGGACTACCGCAATGGTGGACCGGACTTAGCACCGCCCAAATCGCCTCAAGGCGACCAGACACAACCACGTGTGACAAATACTAGCATCGACAAAGTCGAGCCGCGCAAAAACCAGACAGTAGATACATCAGATCCGGCCAATGGAGATCGTGCCCCACAGGTAGCCAACACCGAAGGACCTGAGCGAGCACCTGCGACACAAAATCCTGTTAAAGCAGAACAAACTGCTCCCATCGAAAAACCTGTTAATACAGATCAAACACGTCCTGCGCCAGTACCAGACTTGAGTATAGTCAGTGGGCGCGATGCAGTTTATACAGTCAAACCTGGTGACAATCTGTGGAACATTGCCAATCGCTATTTAAGTGAGCAAAGAAAAACTGCCACCGGCACTGATGCCAACAAACCAGTCACACCAAGAGAAATAAATGATCTGGTGGGCAAGATTTTTGAAGCCAATAAAGGTAATGGCAAGGACCAGATCAAAAACAGAGACCGGATATATCCCAACCAACATTTGACCATACCGGGCTTTGGTGCGCCAGAAGCGCCTAAGCCAGCCGAGACACCTCAAGAGCCTGCTAAGCCAGCCGAGACACCACAAGTACCAGCTAAGCCAGCAGAAACTCCGCAGGTGCCAGCTAAGCCGGCCGAGACACCACAAGTGCCTGCTAAGCCAGCAGAAACTCCGCAGACACCTGTGCTCGAAACGCCGCAGGTACCAGCTAAGCCCGCTGAAACTCCGCAAGAACCAGCTAAGCAGCCTGAAGTAAATCCAAATGCGACTGAAGTAGAAAAACCTAAGCCGGTAGAAACACCAGTACAAGCACCAGTCGAAAACTTTACACCACCAAACGGCAGTAAAGAAAATCCTACTGTCGGTGCTGAAGTTGCCGCGAAAGAAGCTGAAACGCTATTGAGACATTTTGATCAAATACCAGGCAAAGCCGATCCTGCATATGTCGATGCTACAGCCCTGAACAATTATCTTAAGAGCAACACCAATCTCTCCGAAGACGATAAACGCTGGCTCACCAGTGCTGCATCACATCTAGGACGCATCCAAAAGTCATCTAATGACGAATGGGGCAGAGAAACATCCGGGGCAACCAGAGCAGATCTAGAGGCTTATCCAAGACAAGAAAAATCATTTGAAGAGCAGTACACTGCCAGAAACTATATCAAAACGAATTTTGACAATATGGCTGGTGCAGATGGCATCCTCAATATCTCCGAGCTTAGAGCCTGGACGCAAAAGCGCACTAGTGAGAACGCCTCAGCCCAGGAGCTAAAAGTACTCTCTGACGCCGATAAGTTGATGAGCAGTAATCATGTCTCAGTCAACTACAGAGGCGTGCCCAAAAACCGTGTAGACATCAATCTCTTACCCAGAGTGGCAGAAAATGGCTCACGATATTGGTACGGCAATTTTGCTCAATAG
- a CDS encoding HAMP domain-containing histidine kinase yields the protein MANVGCTILVFVVFFFGVAKRLHAVKSKISDYRAGSTFVAPKDGLDEIALIEQSLYVMAQELAERDRRKQELMSMVTHDLRSPLTTIAGMVRLLEAGVVDGSSDKQHASLQRVSRNVNVLLRLVNDLLDMDKLEAGMIKLERQLVPLSESVQEAFNMLRDLAEQKRISLLWLGPELFVNADSGRLLQILVNLIANAIKYSSNEGSIEISAQENPAAGAVVVRIRDHGRGIPDSMKASIFERFQQVEQGDSRTGNGLGLAICHTLVKLHGGRIWVEDAEGGGSCFCFELLA from the coding sequence TTGGCCAATGTGGGTTGTACGATTCTTGTTTTTGTTGTTTTCTTTTTTGGTGTGGCTAAGAGATTGCATGCAGTAAAGAGCAAGATCTCAGACTATAGAGCCGGATCTACTTTTGTCGCACCTAAGGACGGTTTAGATGAGATTGCCTTGATTGAACAGAGTTTGTATGTCATGGCTCAGGAACTTGCAGAGCGTGATCGCCGCAAACAAGAATTAATGTCAATGGTAACTCATGATTTGCGTTCTCCACTTACAACGATTGCCGGTATGGTGCGTTTGTTAGAAGCTGGGGTTGTCGACGGATCATCCGATAAACAGCATGCCTCACTGCAAAGAGTCAGTCGTAATGTCAACGTTTTGCTACGTCTTGTCAATGATTTGCTGGATATGGATAAGCTTGAGGCTGGCATGATTAAGCTCGAACGGCAACTTGTTCCATTGTCTGAATCAGTTCAGGAAGCATTTAATATGCTGCGTGACTTGGCAGAGCAAAAAAGGATTAGTTTGCTCTGGCTCGGTCCAGAATTGTTTGTTAATGCAGACTCTGGGCGATTGCTTCAAATTTTGGTAAATCTCATTGCCAATGCTATCAAGTATTCATCCAATGAAGGCAGTATTGAAATTTCGGCTCAAGAAAACCCAGCTGCAGGAGCTGTTGTGGTGCGTATAAGAGACCATGGACGTGGAATCCCTGATTCGATGAAAGCATCAATTTTTGAACGCTTTCAACAAGTCGAACAGGGTGATTCGAGAACGGGAAATGGTTTGGGTTTGGCAATTTGTCATACGCTTGTAAAATTGCATGGCGGCAGAATCTGGGTAGAGGATGCAGAAGGCGGCGGCAGTTGCTTTTGCTTTGAGCTGTTAGCCTGA
- a CDS encoding caspase family protein: MQTAVDLLVHMGKYEQALAECKRGLEECQSHKLHVISSARLLRVKGQCLAAQEKYSEADNCYQEALLKLEAASCTNNTLYGSILFFRSLLHVQVDDLDLARVEFEKAESILDKAPNIGNVDMQFRSIYSPELLMRFGRLEEAKRVADRLYEFRRFRFPLDGNLMAETKLLCAWTQAALGQKEAALLLADPSMYVLQSKLPADDDRNGKMQWRMAEIQNICGRTKSAREYYEKSAAIMKSKFGASCHLYKDCQAKLSALNGGTPYKMVMLTPVPNVNRSVEPAVSSTAPRVGTETPVTVVATMSGPATAAAIASGGGQFSGKIGDKWALLVGISKFQDARLNLKFPSKDASDLYHVLIDKLNFAPDHVALLTNQYATRENILSMLGDKWLPRVAAPEDLVLIFLSTHGSPSDLDVGGINYLLAYNTDPHSLYATGIPLQDLVNMVKKRVHSKRVLIVLDACHSGSAQVESKGMVVNRAVDADAVAQGTGQMVICSSSPQELSWESKQYPNGVFTHHFIQTLSQSGGMKPFNSIFQTLSEATRNEVMRDRSVMQTPVLRSAWSGDELFLGAKATNPRPGLGIRIYQSDLPVSAGSATAQSKKAR; encoded by the coding sequence ATGCAGACTGCGGTAGATTTACTCGTTCATATGGGCAAATACGAGCAGGCTCTGGCTGAGTGCAAGAGAGGTTTGGAAGAGTGTCAGAGCCATAAGTTGCATGTTATATCTAGTGCACGACTTTTGCGTGTAAAAGGGCAATGTCTGGCTGCTCAGGAAAAGTATAGCGAAGCTGATAACTGTTACCAGGAAGCACTTCTAAAGCTGGAAGCAGCAAGTTGTACTAACAATACCTTGTATGGATCGATCCTGTTTTTTCGCAGTTTGCTGCATGTACAAGTTGATGATCTCGATTTGGCTCGGGTCGAATTTGAAAAAGCCGAGTCTATACTCGACAAAGCGCCCAACATTGGCAATGTTGATATGCAGTTTCGTAGTATTTATAGTCCAGAATTACTGATGCGCTTTGGCCGTTTGGAAGAAGCAAAGCGAGTCGCTGACCGTCTATATGAATTCCGTCGTTTTCGATTTCCGCTAGATGGCAATTTGATGGCCGAGACAAAATTACTTTGTGCCTGGACTCAGGCTGCCCTCGGACAAAAGGAAGCGGCACTGCTCCTCGCCGATCCGTCTATGTACGTGTTGCAGTCAAAACTGCCAGCGGACGATGATCGCAATGGCAAGATGCAGTGGCGCATGGCTGAGATACAAAATATTTGTGGTCGAACAAAATCAGCTAGAGAATACTACGAAAAAAGCGCTGCCATAATGAAGTCCAAATTTGGCGCATCGTGCCATCTCTACAAGGATTGTCAGGCAAAGTTAAGTGCACTGAATGGCGGTACGCCCTATAAGATGGTGATGCTTACGCCGGTGCCAAATGTTAACCGCTCTGTGGAACCCGCTGTAAGTAGCACTGCTCCTAGGGTTGGCACAGAAACTCCAGTGACTGTTGTGGCGACGATGTCTGGTCCGGCTACTGCCGCTGCCATTGCCAGTGGTGGCGGACAATTTAGCGGTAAAATTGGTGACAAGTGGGCTTTGCTTGTTGGTATCAGTAAATTTCAGGATGCTAGACTCAATTTGAAGTTCCCTTCTAAAGACGCAAGCGATCTCTATCATGTCTTGATTGATAAACTCAACTTCGCTCCTGATCATGTTGCCTTGCTTACCAATCAATATGCCACCAGAGAAAACATACTCTCTATGCTTGGTGACAAGTGGTTGCCCAGGGTTGCTGCGCCTGAGGATCTGGTCTTGATATTTTTGTCTACCCATGGCAGTCCATCGGATCTCGATGTGGGTGGTATCAATTATTTGCTGGCTTACAACACAGATCCACATAGTTTGTATGCCACAGGCATACCACTGCAAGATCTGGTCAATATGGTCAAAAAGCGCGTACATTCTAAGCGAGTGCTGATTGTACTTGATGCCTGTCATAGCGGCTCTGCTCAAGTAGAGTCAAAGGGTATGGTGGTTAATCGTGCTGTGGATGCCGATGCTGTAGCTCAGGGTACTGGTCAGATGGTGATTTGCTCCAGCTCACCGCAAGAGTTGTCCTGGGAATCAAAACAGTACCCTAATGGTGTTTTTACTCATCATTTCATTCAAACTCTCAGTCAGTCCGGTGGCATGAAGCCGTTTAATTCAATCTTCCAAACTCTATCTGAGGCCACGCGCAATGAAGTGATGCGCGATCGATCTGTGATGCAAACTCCAGTATTGCGCTCTGCCTGGTCTGGAGATGAACTGTTTTTGGGTGCAAAGGCAACCAACCCCAGACCTGGCCTTGGCATAAGAATTTATCAGAGTGATTTGCCTGTCAGTGCTGGAAGCGCCACTGCGCAGAGTAAAAAAGCACGATGA